In Rutidosis leptorrhynchoides isolate AG116_Rl617_1_P2 chromosome 2, CSIRO_AGI_Rlap_v1, whole genome shotgun sequence, one genomic interval encodes:
- the LOC139891918 gene encoding uncharacterized protein, which yields MAVLPLLKSYNNFSKFRHHTTATITIAGNINPNMLQRNWRSNWRCNCKLSNASTYSSRIATDMYLYESPDASFDEYLEDKPRVFKAMFPDKRRSQQLNDEEWRVHMLPIQFFFLTCNPVIDMRLRCKTNGYDYPTGVPSQVTKVLDLDIIRWELLGLEDVVKPSEFSLGVKGALYPYRQGNRSRLKGQLTMSITFDLPPVLSIIPEDVRRDVAETVLRRLVENMKEKVNSSLLADYSRFKSERMKNLV from the exons ATGGCGGTTCTTCCCCTACTGAAATCGTACAataatttttcaaaattcagacatCACACCACCGCTACCATCACCATCGCCGGAAACATAAATCCGAACATGCTTCAGCGAAATTGGCGATCAAACTGGAGATGCAATTGCAAATTATCGAATGCTTCAACTTACTCGTCCAGAATTGCTACTGATATGTATCTCTACGAATCACCTGAC GCATCGTTTGATGAGTATTTGGAGGATAAACCTAGGGTTTTCAAAGCAATGTTTCCTGATAAACGGAGAAGCCAACAACTCAATGAC GAAGAATGGAGAGTGCATATGTTACCTATACAGTTTTTCTTCTTGACTTGTAATCCAGTAATCGACATGCGGTTGAGATGTAAAACAAACGGGTACGATTACCCAACCGGTGTTCCATCACAAGTCACTAAAGTTCTCGATCTTGACATA ATTCGATGGGAACTTCTAGGGCTAGAAGACGTTGTCAAACCATCTGAGTTCTCGCTTGGTGTTAAAGGTGCATTGTACCCTTACAGACAAGGTAATCGAAGTCGCCTTAAAGGTCAACTCACAATGAGCATTACGTTTGACTTGCCTCCAGTTCTTTCTATCATCCCCGAGGATGTTCGACGAGATGTTGCAGAGACG GTGTTGAGACGATTGGTGGAGAACATGAAGGAGAAAGTGAATAGTAGCTTGCTTGCTGATTATAGCAGATTCAAGAGCGAGCGGATGAAAAACTTAGTTTGA
- the LOC139888858 gene encoding uncharacterized protein, with protein sequence MKILSLNVRGFAVEGKFGWVKNICYNERPSIAVFKEIKCRNIEYWWVESLWGNRDFGYVQKDVVGNSGGLLIVWDTSWFEVSNAMINDYFLAIKGCWKNLGKESIIVNVYGPHCDSGKRRFWNYLDGLLNSCDTAWVICEDFNEVRDHTDILNSDFIQHRANWFNDFISRNNLIDIPINGKKFTRVNGDGVKLSKLDKFFVSDRFLQLWEDLSTIALDRFLSNHFPIILRDKVIDFGPKPFKIFDEWLFNDGVDKVIEKAWALPVKGCKLD encoded by the coding sequence ATGAAGATTTTATCACTTAATGTTCGTGGTTTCGCGGTTGAGGGGAAATTCGGGTGGGTCAAAAATATATGCTATAATGAAAGACCTAGTATTGCGGTATTCAAAGAAATAAAGTGTAGGAATATAGAATATTGGTGGGTTGAATCTCTTTGGGGTAATAGGGATTTTGGATATGTGCAAAAGGATGTAGTCGGAAACTCGGGGGGTTTGTTGATAGTTTGGGATACTAGTTGGTTCGAGGTTAGTAACGCGATGATCAATGATTATTTTCTTGCAATAAAGGGTTGTTGGAAGAATTTGGGTAAGGAATCTATAATTGTAAATGTGTACGGGCCTCATTGTGATTCGGGTAAAAGGAGATTTTGGAATTATTTAGACGGGTTGTTGAATAGTTGTGATACAGCTTGGGTTATATGTGAGGATTTCAACGAAGTTCGGGATCATACGGATATATTAAATAGTGATTTCATCCAACATCGTGCAAATTGGTTCAATGATTTCATCTCGAGGAACAATTTAATCGACATTCCAATTAATGGGAAGAAATTTACTCGGGTTAATGGGGATGGGGTCAAACTTAGCAAGTTAGATAAGTTCTTCGTTTCGGATCGGTTTCTCCAACTTTGGGAAGACCTATCCACCATTGCTCTCGATAGATTTCTTTCGAATCACTTCCCAATAATTCTTCGAGACAAGGTGATTGATTTCGGGCCGAAACCTTTTAAAATTTTTGACGAATGGCTATTCAATGATGGAGTGGACAAGGTTATTGAGAAAGCATGGGCACTTCCGGTCAAAGGATGTAAGTTAGATTGA